A window of Lepidochelys kempii isolate rLepKem1 chromosome 1, rLepKem1.hap2, whole genome shotgun sequence contains these coding sequences:
- the LOC140908530 gene encoding uncharacterized protein, giving the protein MQSSSAQVTMMESQNRKRAPAWTEREVRDLIAVWGEESVLSELRSSFRNAKTFVKISQGMKDRGHNRDPKQCRVKLKELRQAYQKTREANSRSGSEPQTCCFYDELHAILGGSATTTPAVLFDSFNGDGGNTEAGFGDEEDDEEEEVVDSSQQASGETGFPDSQELFLTLDLEPVPPEPTQGCLLDPAGGEGTSAACVSMITGSSSSQRLVKLGKKKKRTRDEMFSELMLSSHTDRAQTNAWRQIMSECRKAQNDREERWRAEETMDFNFLGTPRQLFLLSVFGYEIES; this is encoded by the exons atgcagagctcatcagcacaggtgaccatgatggagtcccagaatcgcaaaagagctccagcatggaccgaacgggaggtacgggatctgatcgctgtttggggagaggaatccgtgctatcagaactccgttccagttttcgaaatgccaaaacctttgtcaaaatctcccagggcatgaaggacagaggccataacagggacccgaagcagtgccgcgtgaaactgaaggagctgaggcaagcctaccagaaaaccagagaggcgaacagccgctctgggtcagagccccaaacatgctgcttctatgatgagctgcatgccattttagggggttcagccaccactaccccagccgtgttgtttgactccttcaatggagatggaggcaatacggaagcaggttttggggacgaagaagatgatgaggaggaggaggttgtagatagctcacagcaagcaagcggagaaaccggttttcccgacagccaggaactgtttctcaccctagacctggagccagtaccccccgaacccacccaaggctgcctcctggacccagcaggcggagaagggacctctg ctgcatgtgtttcaatgatcacaggatcttcttcttcccagaggctagtgaagcttggaaagaaaaaaaaacgcactcgcgatgaaatgttctccgagctcatgctgtcctcccacactgacagagcacagacgaatgcgtggaggcaaataatgtcagaatgcaggaaagcacaaaatgaccgggaggagaggtggcgggctgaagaga